A stretch of the Crocinitomicaceae bacterium genome encodes the following:
- a CDS encoding DUF4145 domain-containing protein, with translation MEIMIDIKTDTGSARLNDLPGNCPHCHKAIQPIPVFGHVNYVNQGVEVNFVCPNLKCNSSFLAFYGDSGHGDVYFEKIIIPKRSMPKDFSETINQISPNFVIIYNQALEAEMVGLCEICGVGFRKALEHLIKDYLIILYPEQESQVKKMLLGRCIDELVNDTRIKSVAKRAVWIGNDEAHYERKWQNKDLRDLKKLIDLTAHWIDMESLTQEIIHDMPE, from the coding sequence ATGGAAATAATGATAGACATCAAAACTGATACTGGAAGTGCGAGATTGAATGACCTCCCTGGAAATTGCCCCCACTGTCATAAAGCTATTCAACCAATTCCAGTTTTTGGTCATGTTAATTATGTAAATCAAGGAGTTGAGGTCAATTTCGTCTGTCCAAATTTAAAATGTAATAGTTCATTCTTAGCATTTTATGGGGACTCTGGGCATGGAGACGTTTACTTCGAGAAGATAATTATACCAAAACGGTCTATGCCAAAGGATTTTAGTGAAACAATCAATCAGATTTCTCCAAATTTTGTGATAATTTATAATCAAGCCTTAGAGGCAGAGATGGTAGGCCTCTGTGAAATCTGTGGCGTTGGTTTCAGAAAAGCACTTGAACACCTGATAAAGGATTATTTAATTATTCTTTATCCTGAACAAGAGAGTCAGGTGAAGAAAATGTTACTTGGAAGGTGTATCGATGAATTGGTAAATGACACACGAATAAAATCAGTTGCTAAGAGGGCGGTATGGATTGGAAACGATGAGGCCCATTACGAAAGAAAATGGCAAAATAAAGATTTAAGGGATTTAAAAAAACTAATAGATCTGACGGCTCATTGGATTGATATGGAATCTCTCACACAGGAAATTATCCATGACATGCCGGAATAG
- a CDS encoding T9SS type A sorting domain-containing protein, with product MKIFYFALISFLSSSLSVFSQDYYNLFINDGSNSRYIEASKVQGDSLYLCGLYNGSAQDAFIVNFNLVTEEIEWIISTNAGFNQSLSALDVKGNMLVTGGYTNAPDGLVQKAKVFSYDISGNEIWQKTFDAGNVTYLKILNDNSIIVVCAHNNGGSIIRIAADGTTLWSKTFIEAIPTNSCAIQEIPGGIIYAGRSTDSPSIHGGTDVMVFKLDMLGNTVWSKVYGSVRDEEPLNTLFVNEDKILIVGMHDDANPGLNYDNLFLMLDTNGNILQVETYGTPNEDFSYDVTSNSEGEFVMAAKSYVIGSNDEGMSLKLDSNLNLVWSRIYSGIYGDILFDIENYQDGYILTGINQSSNGAGFFQYDGWISRITQNGIDGCLSSPISVVNNTPILSVVDFPLTAGTVSEINEPMTLNMSYIDIDTACFNSCDFDFEYSVYNPLCNGDSDGAISFHPIGYNGTFVYSMSPNFGNNNGIDSIYNLVGGTYNLTLRDSIGCSSTHSIVIDDPSPIVANFIITPNTASAVQNCNGTITVNATGGTPTYTYLWNDAAGFSTSSFLDKLCDDSYCVRITDANGCFLDTCTLVTVGFDDLWLSENSINLYPNPAKDILSVLIEGNYMGDFTLEICDMTGKVIEQFCIHKESQLINFPMDLSGFKNGNYVIKIVTNEKGILMQQFVKI from the coding sequence ATGAAAATATTTTACTTCGCATTGATTTCATTTCTCTCATCATCTTTGAGTGTATTTAGTCAAGACTATTACAATCTTTTTATTAATGACGGATCAAACTCACGATACATTGAGGCGTCAAAAGTTCAGGGAGACAGCCTCTATTTATGTGGATTATATAATGGTTCTGCACAAGATGCATTTATCGTTAATTTTAATCTAGTTACTGAGGAAATTGAGTGGATCATATCAACAAATGCCGGATTTAATCAATCCTTGTCAGCACTTGACGTTAAAGGTAATATGCTCGTCACTGGTGGCTACACTAATGCACCCGATGGACTTGTTCAGAAGGCAAAAGTTTTTAGTTATGATATATCTGGAAATGAAATTTGGCAAAAAACCTTTGACGCTGGAAATGTAACCTATCTGAAAATTCTTAACGACAATTCAATCATTGTTGTTTGTGCTCATAATAATGGAGGTTCAATAATTCGAATAGCAGCTGATGGGACAACTTTATGGAGCAAAACTTTCATCGAAGCTATCCCAACAAACTCATGCGCAATTCAAGAAATACCGGGTGGGATAATCTATGCAGGAAGAAGCACTGATAGTCCAAGTATTCATGGCGGAACCGACGTCATGGTATTTAAATTGGATATGCTCGGTAATACAGTTTGGTCGAAAGTATACGGTTCTGTTAGAGATGAGGAACCTCTAAATACTTTGTTCGTGAATGAAGACAAAATATTGATAGTTGGAATGCATGACGATGCAAATCCAGGATTAAACTATGATAATTTGTTTTTGATGCTCGACACGAATGGCAATATTCTTCAGGTTGAAACATACGGTACGCCTAACGAAGATTTTTCTTATGATGTCACATCAAATTCAGAAGGTGAATTCGTAATGGCGGCCAAATCTTATGTAATAGGGAGTAACGATGAGGGGATGTCGTTAAAGCTCGATTCTAACCTAAATCTGGTTTGGTCGAGAATTTATTCTGGTATTTATGGCGACATTTTGTTTGACATAGAAAATTATCAGGACGGTTATATCCTAACAGGAATAAACCAAAGTAGTAATGGAGCTGGTTTTTTTCAATATGATGGATGGATTTCACGTATTACTCAGAATGGGATTGATGGATGTTTAAGTTCGCCAATTAGCGTGGTTAATAATACTCCAATTTTAAGTGTTGTTGATTTTCCATTAACCGCTGGTACTGTTAGTGAAATTAATGAGCCAATGACTCTTAATATGTCATATATAGATATTGATACTGCTTGTTTCAACTCGTGTGATTTTGATTTTGAATATTCTGTTTATAATCCACTTTGTAATGGCGATTCGGACGGAGCAATAAGTTTCCATCCGATTGGATACAACGGCACGTTTGTTTACTCAATGTCCCCCAATTTTGGAAACAACAATGGAATAGATTCTATCTACAATTTGGTAGGTGGAACATACAACTTGACACTCAGAGATTCAATAGGATGTTCATCAACGCATTCAATAGTCATTGATGACCCAAGTCCAATAGTGGCAAATTTCATCATCACTCCTAATACTGCAAGTGCAGTGCAGAATTGTAATGGAACTATTACAGTCAATGCAACTGGTGGAACACCAACTTATACCTACCTGTGGAATGATGCTGCTGGTTTTTCCACTTCAAGTTTTTTGGATAAATTATGTGACGACTCGTATTGTGTTAGAATAACTGATGCCAATGGATGTTTTCTTGACACTTGTACACTTGTTACTGTTGGATTTGATGATTTATGGTTGTCGGAAAACTCAATTAATCTCTATCCGAATCCAGCCAAAGATATTTTGTCAGTTTTAATCGAAGGCAATTATATGGGTGACTTTACTCTAGAAATTTGTGATATGACAGGAAAGGTAATCGAGCAATTTTGTATTCACAAGGAAAGCCAGTTGATCAATTTTCCGATGGATTTATCTGGTTTCAAAAACGGGAATTACGTTATCAAAATAGTAACTAACGAAAAAGGTATACTAATGCAGCAATTCGTTAAAATCTAA
- a CDS encoding cyanophycinase, with amino-acid sequence MTHVKFIKGTLFPIGGNEDKHIEDNELYTQDFIEDGILSHVVREAGGTDAKIVVIPTASSIPVEVGENYLHAFDHLGCKKVKVLQIKNRIHAGNNDYMKAIEEADCIMFGGGDQSKIVAAIGSTRMHQLILDKYYNTPLVIAGTSAGAMCMSHEMIAGGSSTDALAKGSVRLDKGMGFIPQTIIDSHFIQRARFGRLAEAVAAFPNLIGIGLAEDTGVIIKEARHMKVVGSGMVVLFDGHGLTHNNHAILKMGTPMSMTDLKVHILANGDRYDLETRQVSVLPMASKFE; translated from the coding sequence ATGACACACGTAAAATTTATCAAAGGCACTCTTTTTCCCATCGGCGGAAACGAAGACAAACACATTGAAGACAACGAGCTGTATACGCAAGATTTTATTGAAGATGGAATTCTATCACATGTAGTGAGAGAAGCGGGCGGAACGGATGCAAAGATTGTGGTGATTCCCACCGCATCAAGTATTCCGGTTGAAGTGGGTGAAAATTATTTGCATGCGTTTGATCATTTGGGTTGTAAAAAGGTGAAGGTTTTGCAAATAAAAAACCGTATTCATGCAGGCAATAATGATTACATGAAGGCCATTGAAGAAGCCGACTGCATTATGTTTGGCGGTGGAGATCAATCTAAAATTGTGGCGGCCATTGGCAGTACACGTATGCACCAATTGATTTTAGATAAATATTACAATACGCCATTAGTTATTGCCGGAACAAGTGCCGGAGCCATGTGTATGTCACACGAGATGATTGCTGGTGGTTCAAGCACCGATGCCCTTGCAAAAGGATCTGTGCGATTAGACAAAGGAATGGGTTTTATTCCGCAAACAATCATAGATTCTCATTTCATTCAGCGTGCCCGGTTTGGGCGTTTGGCTGAAGCTGTAGCTGCATTTCCAAATTTGATTGGCATTGGTCTTGCTGAAGATACGGGGGTAATTATCAAAGAAGCTCGTCACATGAAAGTTGTAGGTTCAGGCATGGTAGTTTTATTTGACGGTCATGGGTTAACTCACAACAATCACGCAATATTAAAAATGGGTACGCCCATGTCAATGACTGATTTAAAAGTGCATATTTTAGCCAACGGAGACCGTTACGATCTGGAAACTCGCCAGGTGAGTGTCTTGCCAATGGCGTCTAAGTTTGAGTAG
- a CDS encoding flippase-like domain-containing protein, producing the protein MSKRGEVSGLLNYRRIIWVLVICLGLTSFLFYREFSKSEVDWSLIHFNSKSLVFLCCAIVMMAFRDFAYMIRIRILTNKILPWKKCFNVIFLWEFASAVTPGVVGGAAVAMFILEKEKIPLGKSTALVIITTILDNFFYIFLLPVLFLFVSPIDLLPANLASIREGGMTVFWIGYSIITAINLLLLISIFIYPKLFGKLALFIYRLPLLKRRKHKAEKFAHDIEIASIELKGKTIIFWIKLFLATIWSWTSRYLVINFVLLAFIELNLFDNFIILGRQLVMWLVMLVTPTPGGSGMAEYLFGELLSDYIRNGALALSLAFLWRLISYYPYLIIGSIILPRWMGRRAEGRGLRTEG; encoded by the coding sequence ATGTCAAAAAGAGGTGAAGTTTCCGGCTTATTAAATTACCGTCGCATCATTTGGGTTTTGGTAATTTGCCTCGGTCTCACTTCATTTCTTTTTTATCGCGAATTTTCTAAATCAGAAGTTGATTGGTCGCTTATACATTTCAATTCAAAATCTCTCGTCTTTTTATGTTGTGCCATTGTCATGATGGCGTTTCGTGATTTTGCATACATGATTCGTATTCGCATTCTCACTAATAAAATTTTGCCATGGAAAAAATGTTTCAACGTTATTTTTCTGTGGGAATTTGCATCAGCCGTAACACCCGGCGTTGTGGGTGGTGCAGCGGTTGCTATGTTTATTTTGGAGAAAGAAAAAATTCCGCTTGGCAAGTCCACTGCGCTGGTTATCATCACCACAATTTTGGACAATTTTTTCTATATTTTTTTACTTCCTGTTCTGTTTCTCTTCGTTTCTCCGATTGATTTACTTCCGGCAAATCTTGCATCAATACGTGAAGGTGGAATGACAGTGTTCTGGATAGGATATTCGATCATCACCGCAATAAATCTTTTACTGCTCATCAGCATTTTTATCTATCCGAAATTATTTGGAAAATTAGCTCTGTTCATTTACCGTTTGCCTTTATTAAAACGACGAAAACACAAAGCTGAAAAATTCGCGCACGACATTGAAATTGCTTCCATTGAATTAAAAGGAAAAACAATTATTTTTTGGATAAAACTTTTTCTGGCCACCATTTGGTCATGGACATCACGTTATTTGGTGATCAATTTTGTTTTGCTGGCATTTATAGAATTAAATCTGTTTGACAATTTCATTATTCTTGGCAGACAATTGGTGATGTGGCTGGTCATGTTAGTTACCCCAACACCAGGCGGCAGCGGCATGGCAGAATATCTCTTTGGTGAATTATTGTCAGACTATATTCGCAACGGTGCTCTTGCATTAAGCCTTGCCTTTTTGTGGAGATTGATTTCATATTATCCGTATCTGATTATTGGGTCTATTATTTTACCGAGGTGGATGGGGAGGAGGGCTGAGGGCAGAGGCCTTAGGACAGAGGGCTAA
- the cphA gene encoding cyanophycin synthetase gives MKILELRAMRGPNYWSVRRHKLIVMTLDLEDLEEKPTNLIPGFLERLEKMFPTMYEHRCSEGCPGGFFMRVKEGTWMGHVIEHIALEIQSLAGMEVGFGRTRDYGQKGVYFVVFDYLEEKVGLYAAKAAIAIAEALIAGKEYNLETDIQEMRELRESSRLGPSTQSIIDEAVSRDIPWIRLNKYSLCQLGYGANQKRIQAAVTSNTSSIALELACDKEDTKFLLEQAEVPVPKGDIVRTEAGMKDAIDRIGYPVVVKPVNGNHGRGITANIKDWNTAVTAFAQAKEVSRTVIIEKYVTGEDYRLLVINYKLVAAALRKPAHVIGDGKSTIQQLIDEVNKDPRRGYGHEKMLTMISVDAMTEKILVKKNLTLDSVIPQGERLDLKDTANLSTGGTASDVTDIVHPYNVFMAERIARIIGLDICGIDVMTSDISIPVTETGGAVLEVNAGPGLRMHLDPTDGLARNVAAPIIDMLFPPGSSARIPIVAVSGTNGKTTTTRLMAHMAKMKGFKVGYTTTDGVYIQNRMLMQGDCTGPQSAEFVLKDPTVNFAVLECARGGILRAGLGFKQCDIGIVTNVTADHLGLKGIHTLEQLAKVKGVVPEVVKKDGYAILNADDDLVYGMRKNVEANVALFSLDENNPRIKALQKLGGITAMYENGYITVCRGTWKMRVIRAVDVPLTFGGKAVFMIQNILPVVISGYVQGFGIEDIKVALETFIPSPAQTPGRLNMFNFKDFDLLLDYAHNPPGLRALQKMIERMDGSPKVGIIAGVGDRRVEDNNGIGKIAAEMFDEIIIRQDKNLRGKSEDELINMLVDGIKEVDPNKKITIIPSENEAIRYAVKNASKGSLVVLCSDVVPEALDLVMQLKAEEADKLYEFRKEDIPNL, from the coding sequence ATGAAAATACTCGAACTACGTGCCATGCGCGGACCAAACTACTGGTCAGTCAGAAGACATAAACTAATTGTAATGACGTTGGATTTGGAAGATCTCGAAGAAAAACCTACCAATTTAATTCCCGGATTTTTAGAGCGTTTGGAAAAAATGTTTCCTACTATGTATGAGCATCGTTGCTCTGAAGGTTGCCCGGGCGGATTTTTCATGCGCGTAAAAGAAGGCACCTGGATGGGTCATGTCATTGAACACATTGCATTAGAAATTCAATCACTCGCCGGGATGGAAGTTGGCTTTGGTCGCACCCGTGACTACGGGCAAAAAGGGGTCTATTTTGTTGTCTTTGATTATCTTGAAGAAAAAGTTGGATTATACGCCGCAAAAGCTGCTATTGCTATTGCTGAAGCATTGATTGCCGGTAAAGAATATAATCTTGAAACAGATATTCAAGAGATGCGTGAACTGCGTGAAAGCAGTCGTCTTGGACCAAGCACACAATCAATTATTGATGAGGCTGTGTCAAGAGATATTCCATGGATTCGGTTGAATAAATATTCTCTTTGCCAATTGGGTTATGGTGCTAATCAAAAAAGAATTCAGGCTGCCGTTACCAGTAATACAAGTTCTATTGCGTTAGAATTAGCATGCGATAAAGAAGATACGAAATTTTTATTAGAGCAGGCAGAAGTTCCTGTTCCCAAAGGTGATATCGTGCGCACTGAAGCGGGCATGAAAGATGCCATTGATCGCATCGGGTATCCGGTTGTTGTAAAACCTGTCAATGGAAATCATGGGCGAGGAATCACTGCAAATATTAAAGATTGGAACACCGCGGTCACCGCATTTGCACAAGCAAAAGAAGTTTCAAGAACAGTGATCATTGAAAAATATGTTACCGGTGAAGATTATCGTCTGCTCGTAATCAATTACAAACTGGTTGCGGCGGCATTGCGCAAACCGGCACATGTCATTGGTGATGGAAAATCAACTATTCAACAATTAATTGATGAAGTAAACAAAGATCCTCGTCGTGGATATGGTCATGAAAAAATGCTGACCATGATTTCAGTAGATGCGATGACAGAAAAAATACTGGTCAAAAAAAATCTGACACTTGATTCTGTTATTCCGCAAGGAGAGCGATTAGATTTAAAAGACACCGCAAACCTAAGCACAGGCGGAACAGCGAGCGATGTAACAGATATTGTGCATCCGTACAATGTTTTTATGGCAGAAAGAATTGCCCGCATAATTGGTTTAGACATTTGCGGAATTGATGTGATGACATCTGATATTTCAATTCCGGTAACTGAAACAGGCGGAGCAGTTTTGGAAGTAAACGCCGGCCCCGGTTTACGTATGCACTTAGATCCAACCGATGGATTGGCAAGAAATGTCGCCGCGCCTATTATTGATATGTTGTTTCCTCCGGGTTCATCTGCAAGAATTCCGATTGTTGCGGTGAGCGGAACAAATGGTAAAACAACGACAACCCGTTTGATGGCTCACATGGCCAAAATGAAAGGATTCAAAGTTGGTTATACCACAACAGACGGTGTCTATATTCAAAATAGAATGTTGATGCAAGGTGATTGCACCGGACCACAAAGTGCAGAATTTGTTTTGAAAGATCCAACCGTAAATTTTGCAGTACTTGAATGCGCACGCGGTGGAATTTTACGCGCAGGTTTAGGTTTTAAACAATGTGATATTGGAATTGTCACCAACGTAACTGCAGATCATCTTGGACTAAAAGGAATTCATACTTTGGAGCAACTTGCAAAAGTGAAAGGGGTGGTACCTGAAGTAGTAAAAAAAGATGGCTACGCTATTTTAAATGCAGATGATGATTTGGTTTACGGCATGCGTAAAAATGTAGAAGCCAATGTAGCACTTTTCTCCTTAGATGAAAATAATCCACGCATCAAAGCGCTGCAAAAATTAGGTGGTATTACCGCCATGTATGAAAATGGATATATCACTGTTTGCAGAGGAACATGGAAAATGAGAGTCATACGCGCTGTTGATGTTCCATTAACTTTTGGAGGTAAAGCCGTGTTTATGATTCAGAATATTTTACCTGTGGTCATAAGCGGTTACGTTCAGGGATTTGGTATTGAAGATATCAAGGTAGCATTGGAAACATTCATACCATCACCGGCACAAACACCGGGCAGATTGAACATGTTCAACTTCAAAGATTTTGATTTGTTATTAGACTATGCACACAATCCTCCGGGATTAAGAGCATTACAAAAAATGATAGAACGCATGGACGGCAGTCCAAAAGTTGGAATCATTGCCGGCGTTGGAGACAGACGAGTTGAAGACAACAACGGAATAGGAAAAATTGCCGCTGAAATGTTTGATGAAATCATCATCAGACAAGATAAAAACTTACGTGGAAAATCAGAAGACGAACTCATCAACATGTTAGTTGACGGAATCAAAGAAGTAGATCCGAATAAAAAGATTACCATCATACCATCAGAAAACGAGGCTATCCGTTACGCTGTAAAAAATGCAAGTAAAGGATCGCTTGTTGTGCTGTGTTCAGATGTAGTGCCAGAAGCGCTTGACTTAGTGATGCAACTCAAAGCTGAAGAAGCCGATAAGTTGTATGAGTTCAGAAAAGAGGATATTCCGAATTTGTGA
- a CDS encoding response regulator transcription factor, translating to MDMLRKTYFLLTVLLLLVSNLKAATDEQHMKVALRNIGHQFLLSIGDSTSRVLPIEKINGRYAIQFERTFAFQPEKLIELCSSVLNASNPNEDYIVEVERCHSPLVVHSFEINSNIPDSAISCLGRTLPEDCYVFFFTEIESKNSSGSIVTQVDDEPNFTEKSASKFIYFLLIIPIAATVVWFLKRQKKKTLNTNPHIIQIGQLEFDQKRMILRSKYESTELSGKETELLLLLYHNENKILEREYILNQVWQDTGEYVGRTLDVFISKLRKKMESDANLKIINIRGVGYKFVISEG from the coding sequence ATGGATATGCTACGCAAAACTTATTTTCTTTTAACTGTGTTGTTGCTTTTAGTTTCAAATCTAAAGGCAGCAACTGATGAACAGCATATGAAGGTTGCTCTGCGAAATATTGGACATCAATTCTTACTCAGTATTGGTGATTCAACCTCCCGGGTTTTGCCAATTGAAAAGATTAACGGTCGCTATGCCATACAATTTGAGCGAACCTTTGCCTTTCAACCTGAAAAACTCATTGAACTTTGTTCATCGGTACTCAATGCGTCAAATCCAAATGAAGATTACATTGTTGAAGTGGAGAGATGCCATTCACCGTTAGTAGTTCATAGCTTTGAAATAAATTCAAACATACCGGATAGCGCCATTTCCTGTTTAGGGAGAACATTGCCTGAAGATTGTTATGTGTTCTTTTTCACAGAAATTGAATCAAAAAATTCTAGTGGGTCTATTGTTACGCAAGTTGATGATGAACCTAATTTCACAGAAAAATCTGCTTCCAAATTCATATATTTTTTACTGATTATACCCATTGCTGCCACCGTCGTTTGGTTTTTAAAACGTCAAAAGAAGAAAACATTAAATACGAATCCGCATATCATTCAGATAGGTCAATTGGAATTCGATCAGAAAAGAATGATATTGCGATCAAAGTATGAATCAACAGAGCTTTCAGGTAAAGAAACAGAATTACTTTTGTTGCTTTACCATAACGAAAATAAAATTCTTGAACGTGAGTATATTCTAAATCAGGTTTGGCAAGATACCGGTGAATACGTGGGCAGAACATTGGATGTATTCATATCAAAACTGCGAAAAAAAATGGAATCAGATGCTAATTTAAAGATCATCAACATCAGGGGAGTTGGGTATAAGTTTGTGATTAGTGAGGGGTGA
- a CDS encoding energy transducer TonB has protein sequence MKKFATLLFLCGITSWNFAQDTNKVKTAEPIVDFAEVEPQYPGGDSAMVNFIRDNVTYPEKSRELGEQGTVYVQFVVNTDGSISEVEVIKGVSQLLDEEAMRVIKLMPNWIPGMQQGKPVRVRYRIPIKFSISYGRGDKKRKKDRG, from the coding sequence ATGAAAAAATTTGCAACACTTCTTTTTCTATGTGGCATTACCTCATGGAATTTTGCACAAGACACCAACAAAGTAAAGACCGCCGAACCAATTGTTGATTTTGCTGAGGTAGAGCCGCAGTATCCCGGTGGTGATTCAGCTATGGTTAATTTTATCAGAGATAACGTAACGTACCCTGAAAAATCAAGAGAACTCGGCGAGCAGGGAACCGTATACGTACAGTTTGTTGTTAACACAGATGGCTCAATCAGTGAGGTAGAGGTTATCAAAGGGGTATCTCAACTTTTGGATGAAGAGGCGATGCGAGTCATTAAACTAATGCCAAATTGGATACCCGGTATGCAACAAGGAAAACCTGTAAGGGTGAGATATAGAATTCCTATTAAGTTTTCAATTTCTTACGGTAGGGGAGATAAGAAGAGAAAGAAGGATAGAGGGTGA
- a CDS encoding T9SS type A sorting domain-containing protein: MKKFFHLIILFFVLHQANSQIWIDSNATWHYNLEELSGLSIQGFYKYLYHEDTIIDGITCQKIACRAYEFYTWPEVVFLDSNSVAEYYTYVSNDTVYYRNNDAFFVLFDFGASIGDTWIISTTNNGGGFCDDTSRVQVIDTGTVIINSQVLRTITLEPVAGSSYGLAGVYNEKFGLMSYGPWHLFPRIIECDTNVIVEWYYTSFKCFEDDSFSLYNPSGTDCEYLLTHLELSETKWNEFSVYPNPVQDKLIIQVPEIGQISIVTIHREVLLTKQVHEKLELDFSEFEPGIYFIQFFGHSTQEFKKKVVKI, encoded by the coding sequence ATGAAAAAATTCTTCCATCTGATAATTCTATTTTTTGTTTTGCATCAGGCAAACTCTCAAATCTGGATTGATTCAAACGCGACTTGGCATTACAATTTAGAAGAGTTAAGCGGTTTAAGTATTCAGGGATTTTACAAATACTTATACCATGAGGATACAATTATTGACGGAATTACTTGTCAAAAAATAGCGTGTAGGGCTTATGAATTTTACACTTGGCCGGAGGTAGTTTTTCTTGACAGTAACTCGGTTGCTGAATATTACACATATGTTTCCAACGACACTGTTTATTACCGCAACAATGATGCATTTTTTGTGCTATTTGATTTTGGTGCTTCAATTGGTGACACTTGGATAATTTCTACAACCAATAACGGGGGTGGATTTTGTGATGATACTTCAAGAGTTCAAGTAATTGATACAGGAACTGTAATCATCAATTCACAAGTATTGAGAACAATAACCCTTGAGCCGGTTGCAGGATCATCGTACGGTTTAGCCGGAGTTTACAATGAAAAATTTGGTTTAATGTCCTATGGTCCCTGGCATTTATTCCCACGCATTATAGAATGTGACACCAATGTCATTGTTGAATGGTATTATACTTCATTTAAGTGTTTTGAAGATGATTCGTTCAGTTTGTATAATCCATCCGGCACCGATTGCGAATATCTCTTAACGCACTTGGAATTATCAGAAACAAAATGGAACGAATTTTCAGTTTACCCCAATCCTGTTCAGGACAAATTAATTATTCAAGTCCCGGAAATTGGTCAAATATCAATAGTCACAATACATCGTGAAGTATTATTGACGAAACAAGTTCATGAAAAACTAGAACTAGATTTTTCAGAATTTGAGCCCGGAATTTATTTCATTCAATTTTTTGGACATTCAACTCAAGAATTTAAAAAGAAGGTGGTAAAGATTTAA
- a CDS encoding type II toxin-antitoxin system RelE/ParE family toxin, giving the protein MKYVISKKAAQDIELIWLYTYENWSLEQADRYYNLLMDEIEFISENIERGRDIGYLKEGYRTSLVKSHIIFYRKTGRNLIEVVRILQVASQKVCKAKSYSEIFDL; this is encoded by the coding sequence ATGAAATACGTCATTAGCAAGAAAGCAGCTCAAGACATTGAATTGATATGGTTGTACACCTATGAAAACTGGTCACTTGAACAAGCCGATAGATACTACAATTTATTGATGGATGAAATAGAATTTATTTCTGAAAATATTGAAAGGGGTAGAGACATTGGGTATTTAAAAGAGGGGTACAGAACATCATTGGTAAAATCGCATATTATCTTCTATAGAAAAACCGGCAGAAACTTAATAGAAGTGGTGAGGATACTACAGGTAGCATCTCAAAAAGTGTGTAAGGCCAAAAGTTATTCTGAAATTTTTGACCTTTAA
- a CDS encoding type II toxin-antitoxin system ParD family antitoxin — MSKNTSILLGEYFEHFVNEKISSGKYSSVSEVIRTALRLLESEENKYNVLIQELEIGEKSGFVKKFDPKKNLKKLHAKHVKK, encoded by the coding sequence ATGTCAAAGAACACATCAATACTTCTGGGTGAATATTTTGAGCATTTTGTGAATGAGAAAATCTCATCAGGTAAATATTCCTCAGTCAGTGAGGTGATTAGAACAGCACTCAGATTGTTAGAGAGTGAGGAGAACAAATACAACGTTTTGATTCAGGAGCTGGAAATTGGTGAAAAAAGTGGATTTGTAAAGAAATTTGATCCCAAAAAAAATCTTAAAAAACTTCACGCCAAACATGTGAAGAAATGA